The following DNA comes from Mycobacterium sp. MS1601.
CAACAACAACCTGGTGGTGGTCGTCCGGAACACCCCGGTGGTGGTCGCACCCATGAGCGCGGTACTGGGCCCGGACTGCCAGGAACTGGTGTTCACCGCCCAGGCCGATCGCGTGACCGCCGAGTTCGTCGGACTCACCCAGGCAGTCTCACCGTCCTACACCGGCGACGAGCCGGACGCGCCGCTGCGCGGTGAACGCGGCGGCTATGACTTCCGCCCGCAGATCGTGGGGGTGTTCACCGACCTGAGCGGCCCCGCTCCGCCCGGCCTGGAGTTCTCCGCGACCATCGACACCCGCTACAGCAGCTCACCGACGGTGCTGAAGCTGGTGGCGATGATCGTCGGCGTGCTGCTGACCCTGGTGTCGCTGGTGGCCCTGCACCGCCTGGACACCGCCGACGGCGTGCGTCATCACCGGCTGCTGCCGCCGCGCTGGTGGTCCATCGGCTGGCTCGACGCGCTGGTCGCGACGGTGCTGGTGTGGTGGCACTTCGTGGGGGCCAACACCGCCGACGACGGCTACATCCTGACCATGGCGCGGGTGTCGGAGAACGCCGGTTACATGGCCAACTACTACCGCTGGTTCGGCACCCCGGAAGCGCCCTTCGGCTGGTACTACGACCTGCAGGCGCTGTGGGCGCACGTCTCCACCACCAGCGTCTGGATGCGACTGCCCACGCTGCTGATGGCACTGGCCTGCTGGTGGATCATCAGCCGCGAGGTCATCCCCCGCCTCGGACATGCGGTGAAGCGCAGCCGCGCGGCGGCCTGGACCGCGGCGGGCATGTTCCTGGCAGTCTGGCTACCCCTGAACAACGGGCTGCGGCCCGAGCCCCTGATCGCCCTCGGCATCCTGCTCACCTGGTGCTCGGTGGAGCGCGCGGTGGCCACCAGCAGGCTGCTGCCGGTGGCGGTGGCCTGCATCATCGGGGCGCTGACGCTGTTCTCCGGGCCCACCGGCATCGCGTCAATCGGTGCGCTGCTGGTGGCCATCGGCCCGCTGCTGACGATCCTGCGTCGTCGCTCCAAGCAGGTGGGCCTGGCCCCGCTGCTGGCGCCGATCCTGGCGGCGGGCACGGTGTCGATCTTCCTGATCTTCCGCGACCAGACGTTCGCCGCCGTGGCCGAAGCCAGCTCGTTCAAGACCCTGGTGGGCCCGAGCCTGGCCTGGTTCGACGAGCACACCCGCTATGAGCGGCTGTTCATGGCCACCCCCGACGGGTCGATTGCGCGCCGGTTCGCGGTGCTGGCCGTGCTGCTGGCGCTGGCCGTCTCGGTGGCGATGTCCTTGCGTAAGGGCCGCATTCCCGGCACCGCGGCCGGACCGAGCCGACGCATCATCGGCATCACCATCATCTTGTTCCTGGCCATGATGTTCACCCCGACCAAGTGGACGCATCATTTTGGTGTGATCGCCGGACTGGCCGGATCACTGGGTGCGCTGGCGGCAGTGGCCGTCACCGCACACGCCATGCGCTCCCGGCGCAACCGCACCGTCTTCGGCGCCGTCGTGCTGTTCATGGTGGCGTTGTGCTTCGCCAGCGTCAACGGCTGGTGGTACGTGTCCAACTTCGGCGTGCCGTGGTCGAATTCCTTCCCCGAGTACAGGTTCGGCTTCACCACCATCCTGCTGGGCTTCTCGGTGCTGACGTTGATCGTCGCCGCGGTGATGCACTTCTCCGGCCGCGGGGAACGCCCGTGGCGACCGACGAAACTCGGCCGACTCCTGCACTCACCACTGGCCATCGCGGCGTGGGCGCTGGTGATCTTCGAAGTGGTGTCGCTGACCGCGGCCGTGGCGATCCAGTACCCCGCCTGGACGGTGGGCCGGTCCAATCTGCAGGCGTTGACCGGCAAGACCTGCGGCCTGGCCACCGACGTGATGGTGGAACAGGACCCCAATGCGGGCATGTTGACGCCCATCGACGAGCCGGTGGGAGACGCGCTGGGCGCGGTGACGTCAACGGGCTTCTCCCCCAACGGAATTCCCACCGACGTCTCGCCGGACCCGGTGAGCGACGAGCAGACCAGCGACAACTTCGCCGACTCCGACGCCAACTCCGACGAGACCGGTCAAGCCGGTACCGAAGGCGGCACCACCGCCACCACCGGCGTCAACGGGTCCCGGGCGCGGCTGCCCTTCGAACTGGACCCGGCGACCACGCCGGTATTGGGCAGCTGGCGCGCCGGGGTGCAGCAGCCGGCGTTCCTGCGCTCGGCCTGGTACGCGCTGCCGGACCGCGATACGGCCGGACCACTGCTGGTGGTGTCGGCGGCGGGCCGCTTCGACCAGAGCGACATCCAGGTGCAGTGGGCGGGCCCCGACGGGGATCCGGCCGGCCAGATCGGTTTCGCCGACGTCGGCGCCGCCCCTGCCTGGCGCAACCTGCGGGTGCCACTGAGCGCCATCCCCACCGACGCCACCCAGATCCGGCTGGTGTCCACCGAGGACGACCTGGCCCCCGACGCCTGGATCGCGGTAACCCCACCGCGCATCCCGGTACTGCGGAGCCTGCAGGACGTCGTCGGCTCTACCGACCCGGTGCTGCTGGACTGGCTGGTGGGACTGGCGTTCCCGTGCCAGCGGCCGTTCGGCCACCAGAACGGTGTCACCGAGGTGCCACGCTGGCGCATCCTGCCGGACCGCTTCGGCGCCGAGGCCAACTCCCCGGTGATGGACTACCTGGGCGGCGGCCCGCTGGGCATCAGCGAGCTCTTGTTCCGCGCCGAGACGGTGCCCACCTATCTGCAGGATGACTGGTCCCGCGACTGGGGCACACTGCAGCGGCTGGTGCAGTTCTATCCGAACGCACAACCGGCTCGGTTGGAGCTGGGCACGGCGACCCGCAGCGGGTTGTGGAGCCCGGGACCGCTGAGACTGTCCTAGCTCTACTGATAGCGCGCCGCCCGGCCTGGCGACGCGGACCACACATGTACGTCGCCTAACATCGAGCCTCGTGCCCGCACACCGCCTAGCCCGTCTCATCGCTGTTGTGGCGGGCATCGCCGGGCTGGTCCTGTGCGCTTTGGTCCCCCTGCTGCCCGTCCGACAGACCACCGCGACCGTGCTGTGGCCGCAGGGCCTGGGGCCGGACGGCTACGTCACCGACGTCACCGCCCCCCTGGTGTCCGGCGCCCCGCAGTCTCTGGACATCTCCATCCCCTGCGTGGCTGTCGCGACGCTGCCCGCTGACGGCGGCGTCGTCGTCTCGACCGTCCCGGCCGCCGGCATCGACGCCGGGCGCAACGGCCTGTTCGTCCGTGCCAACGCCCGGTCGGTGTTCGTCGTCGTCCGGGACACCGTCGCCGCCGTCGCACCGCGTGAGGCCGTCGAGACCGGCGCGTGCAGCGTCATCCACATCCGCGCCGACATCAGCGGCGTCATGGCCGAGTTCGTCGGCATCCCCGTGGCCGCGGGCACCCAGCCCGCGGAGAAGCGCCCGCAGGTGGCCGGCCTGTTCACCGACCTGGAGGTGGCCCCGCAGGACGGGCTGTCGGCCCGGGTGGACATCGACACCCGCTTCATCACCACGCCCACCGCGCTGAAGATGATCGCGATGGTGCTCGGCACCGCGTGCGTGATCGCGTCGCTGGTCGCGCTGATCCTCCTGGACCGCCGGGTGCCGCGAGTGCGCAGCCGCTTCCTGAAGGCCGGCCTGACCACGTGGATCGCCGATGTCGGGGTGATCGGCACGCTGGCACTGTGGCACCTCATCGGTCCACAGACCAGCGACGACGGCTACAACCTGACCATCGCCCGGATCTCCGGCGAGGCCGGCTACTCGGCCAACTACTACCGCTACTTCGGCGCCACCGAGGCGCCGTTCGACTGGTACCAGTCGGTGCTCGCCCACCTGGCCGCCATCAGCACCGCAGGGGTGTGGATGCGGCTGCCCGCGCTGCTGGCCGGCATCGCCACCTGGCTGATGCTCAGCCGCTGCGTCATCCCGCGGCTGGGCCGCAGCCTGGCCGCCAACCGGATCACCATCCTGACCGGCGCCGCGGTGTTCCTGGCCAGCTGGCTGGCGTTCAACAACGGGCTGCGCCCCGAACCGCTGATCGCCTTCGGTGCCGTCGCGGTGTGGATGCTGATCGAGAACAGCATCGCCACCCGCAGACTGTGGCCGGCGACGCTGGCCATCGTGGTGGCCGTGTTCTGCGTGACGTTGGCTCCACAGGGCCTGATCGCCATCGCGCCGCTGCTGGTGGGCGCACGCGCCATCGCCCGGGTGATGACCGAGCGCCGCAACACCGTCGGGGTGCTGCCCCAGCTGGCCCCGCTGCTGGGCGCGGGCTCGCTGCTGTTCGTGGTGGTGTTCCGCGATCAGACCCTGGCCACCGTCGCCGAATCGGCCCGCATCAAGTACGTCGTGGGCCCCACCATCGCCTGGTACCAGGATTTCCTGCGGCCCTACTTCCTGACCGTCGAAGACAGCATCGACGGCTCGCTGACCCGTCGCTTCGCCTTCTTCGTCCTGATGCTCTGCCTCTTCGGCGTGCTGGCGGTGCAGTTGCGCCGCGGCCATGTCCCAGGCGGGGCCCGCGGTCCGGTCTGGCGGCTGCTGGGCACCACCTTCGTCAGCCTGCTGCTGCTGACCTTCACCCCCACCAAATGGGCCATCCAGTACGGCGTGTTCGCCGGGCTGGCCGGCGCACTGGGCGCCGTCACCGCGTTCGCGTTCTCCCGGGTGGGCCTGCACAGCCGACGCAACCTGGCGCTCTACATCACCGCACTGCTGTTCGTGCTGGCGTGGGCGACATCGGGCTGGAACTCCTGGTTCGACGTCGGCAATTACGGCGTGCCGTGGTTCGACCGGCCGCCGGTGATCGCCGGCCACCCGGTCACCACGATGTTCCTGGTGCTGGCCATCGTCGGCGCGCTGATCTCGGCCTGGCTGCACTTCCGGATGGAC
Coding sequences within:
- a CDS encoding arabinosyltransferase domain-containing protein; the encoded protein is MTTGQLASSSVTGASYRTAKLVAVVTGLLGTLLAVATPFLPVNQTTAQLNWPQNGQLDSVTAPLIGYVATDLTITIPCQVAEGLTGPANVGRTTLVSTVPKQAKNAVDRGLLIERANNNLVVVVRNTPVVVAPMSAVLGPDCQELVFTAQADRVTAEFVGLTQAVSPSYTGDEPDAPLRGERGGYDFRPQIVGVFTDLSGPAPPGLEFSATIDTRYSSSPTVLKLVAMIVGVLLTLVSLVALHRLDTADGVRHHRLLPPRWWSIGWLDALVATVLVWWHFVGANTADDGYILTMARVSENAGYMANYYRWFGTPEAPFGWYYDLQALWAHVSTTSVWMRLPTLLMALACWWIISREVIPRLGHAVKRSRAAAWTAAGMFLAVWLPLNNGLRPEPLIALGILLTWCSVERAVATSRLLPVAVACIIGALTLFSGPTGIASIGALLVAIGPLLTILRRRSKQVGLAPLLAPILAAGTVSIFLIFRDQTFAAVAEASSFKTLVGPSLAWFDEHTRYERLFMATPDGSIARRFAVLAVLLALAVSVAMSLRKGRIPGTAAGPSRRIIGITIILFLAMMFTPTKWTHHFGVIAGLAGSLGALAAVAVTAHAMRSRRNRTVFGAVVLFMVALCFASVNGWWYVSNFGVPWSNSFPEYRFGFTTILLGFSVLTLIVAAVMHFSGRGERPWRPTKLGRLLHSPLAIAAWALVIFEVVSLTAAVAIQYPAWTVGRSNLQALTGKTCGLATDVMVEQDPNAGMLTPIDEPVGDALGAVTSTGFSPNGIPTDVSPDPVSDEQTSDNFADSDANSDETGQAGTEGGTTATTGVNGSRARLPFELDPATTPVLGSWRAGVQQPAFLRSAWYALPDRDTAGPLLVVSAAGRFDQSDIQVQWAGPDGDPAGQIGFADVGAAPAWRNLRVPLSAIPTDATQIRLVSTEDDLAPDAWIAVTPPRIPVLRSLQDVVGSTDPVLLDWLVGLAFPCQRPFGHQNGVTEVPRWRILPDRFGAEANSPVMDYLGGGPLGISELLFRAETVPTYLQDDWSRDWGTLQRLVQFYPNAQPARLELGTATRSGLWSPGPLRLS
- a CDS encoding arabinosyltransferase domain-containing protein, whose amino-acid sequence is MPAHRLARLIAVVAGIAGLVLCALVPLLPVRQTTATVLWPQGLGPDGYVTDVTAPLVSGAPQSLDISIPCVAVATLPADGGVVVSTVPAAGIDAGRNGLFVRANARSVFVVVRDTVAAVAPREAVETGACSVIHIRADISGVMAEFVGIPVAAGTQPAEKRPQVAGLFTDLEVAPQDGLSARVDIDTRFITTPTALKMIAMVLGTACVIASLVALILLDRRVPRVRSRFLKAGLTTWIADVGVIGTLALWHLIGPQTSDDGYNLTIARISGEAGYSANYYRYFGATEAPFDWYQSVLAHLAAISTAGVWMRLPALLAGIATWLMLSRCVIPRLGRSLAANRITILTGAAVFLASWLAFNNGLRPEPLIAFGAVAVWMLIENSIATRRLWPATLAIVVAVFCVTLAPQGLIAIAPLLVGARAIARVMTERRNTVGVLPQLAPLLGAGSLLFVVVFRDQTLATVAESARIKYVVGPTIAWYQDFLRPYFLTVEDSIDGSLTRRFAFFVLMLCLFGVLAVQLRRGHVPGGARGPVWRLLGTTFVSLLLLTFTPTKWAIQYGVFAGLAGALGAVTAFAFSRVGLHSRRNLALYITALLFVLAWATSGWNSWFDVGNYGVPWFDRPPVIAGHPVTTMFLVLAIVGALISAWLHFRMDYAGHTEVENNKRNRVLASTPLLIVATIMVVLEVGSMVKAAVQRYPAYTNASANIAALTGTSCALADAVLVEPDTNAGMLEPVPGQEFGEYGPLGGQDPVGFTPNGVSDSLDPVEPTSIKPGTPNSDGSPNKPNIGAGYQAGTGGGYGPEGVNGSTVFLPFGLDPATTPVMGSFGENTVAAKATSVWYQLPPRTEDRPLVTVAAAGAIWSFNEEGEFSYGQDLKVQWGVRGPDGSYTELAEVGPIDVANQRAWRNLRFPLAWAPPEANVVRIVADDPNLSEDQWFAFTPPRVPVLQTAQEFLGETTPVLMDMAVAANFPCQRPFAERLGVAELPEYRILPNFSQMQASSNLWLSAEDGGPFLFIQALLRTSTIPTYLRDDWYRDWGSIESYERVVPADIAPEAVIEQGSTQVSGWSRSGPIRALP